A region of Pontiella agarivorans DNA encodes the following proteins:
- the mutS gene encoding DNA mismatch repair protein MutS, which produces MADKKETPMMQQYRTIRRELPEDTILFFRLGDFYEMFFDDAKTASDILGITLTKRHNTPMCGVPYHSAGGYLERLVKAGVKVAICEQIEDPATAKGVVKRDVTRIITPGTILDEVTLEGNQNNFLAGLYKEKNRYGMAMLDLSTGEFWIEEPEDVLSVQSNLSRYAPAECIVAEEQMDTPEFSELTLEATNTLLTACEDWTFETASANDFLLRHFNVHSLEGFGCSAMSAALGAAGAVLYYCKTELRRNLDHVRTIRVKNPADYMLLDETTASNLELVVPINSNRQAYKATLLNVLDSTCTAMGGRLLREWVLRPLNNLEQINARHDAVELMTNNQTYLRSLRDILGDIKDIERLISRIGSTTGNPRDVRAMGVSLQQMPLMKSLLINKGTMLEILGEQITSLPEIVALIESAIVDEPPINLKDGGVIREGYHPELDELRDAATQGRKWLADFQASEMERTGIKNLKVRHNKVFGYYIEVSKANVALVPEDYIRKQTLVNAERYITPELKEYENKIFGAQERSVALEQEIFNEVRRRVVDHLETIQKNALAIGQVDVLATFADRALANNYTRPLMNDDGRLDIKDGRHAVVEQMPDAERFVPNDTRLDRETHQLIIITGPNMAGKSTYIRQVALITIMAHMGGFVPAAKAEIGIVDRVFTRVGASDDLARGRSTFMVEMQETANILNNATPKSLIVLDEIGRGTSTFDGISIAWSVAEFLCKNEDMKAKTLFATHYHELTDLALTLQNVQNFSVLVKEKGDSITFLRKIVPGAADKSYGIQVARLAGLPNAVIERANDILTNLEEGELGDTGQPKLARKRPHKLKANISQLDLF; this is translated from the coding sequence ATGGCGGATAAAAAAGAAACACCGATGATGCAGCAATACCGGACCATCCGGCGTGAGCTGCCGGAAGATACCATCCTATTTTTCCGTCTGGGCGATTTCTATGAAATGTTTTTCGATGATGCCAAAACCGCCTCAGACATTCTCGGCATCACCCTGACCAAACGGCACAATACACCCATGTGCGGGGTGCCCTACCATTCAGCCGGCGGTTATCTCGAACGGCTGGTGAAAGCCGGCGTAAAGGTCGCCATATGTGAACAGATCGAAGATCCCGCCACAGCCAAAGGGGTGGTAAAGCGCGACGTGACCCGCATCATTACACCAGGCACCATTCTCGATGAAGTGACGCTGGAGGGAAATCAGAACAATTTTCTGGCGGGGCTCTATAAAGAGAAAAACCGCTACGGAATGGCTATGCTGGACCTCTCCACCGGCGAATTCTGGATCGAAGAGCCGGAAGATGTGCTGAGTGTGCAATCCAATCTCTCCCGTTATGCCCCGGCTGAATGCATTGTGGCCGAAGAACAGATGGATACTCCGGAGTTTTCCGAGCTGACGCTCGAAGCCACGAATACCCTCTTAACCGCCTGCGAGGACTGGACGTTCGAGACAGCCTCCGCTAATGATTTTCTGTTGCGCCATTTTAATGTCCATTCACTGGAAGGCTTCGGATGTTCCGCCATGAGTGCGGCCCTCGGTGCGGCCGGTGCCGTACTGTATTACTGCAAAACCGAGCTCCGCCGAAACCTCGATCATGTCCGCACCATCCGCGTGAAAAATCCGGCCGACTACATGCTGCTCGACGAAACCACCGCCAGCAATCTCGAACTGGTTGTTCCGATCAACTCCAACCGGCAGGCCTATAAAGCCACACTGCTCAACGTGCTCGATTCCACCTGCACCGCCATGGGCGGCCGCCTGTTACGCGAGTGGGTCCTACGGCCTCTGAACAATCTTGAACAGATCAATGCCCGACACGATGCGGTCGAACTGATGACCAACAACCAGACTTATCTTCGTTCACTGCGTGACATACTCGGCGATATTAAAGACATTGAACGCCTGATTTCCCGCATCGGTTCCACCACCGGAAATCCGCGCGATGTGCGTGCTATGGGGGTTTCATTGCAGCAAATGCCGCTGATGAAGTCGCTGCTCATCAACAAAGGAACGATGCTCGAAATCCTCGGAGAGCAGATTACCTCGCTGCCTGAGATTGTGGCGCTGATTGAATCGGCCATTGTCGACGAACCGCCGATCAACCTGAAAGACGGAGGCGTGATTCGTGAAGGCTACCATCCCGAACTGGATGAACTGCGCGACGCCGCTACACAGGGCCGAAAATGGCTGGCCGATTTCCAGGCATCGGAAATGGAGCGCACCGGCATTAAAAACCTGAAGGTCCGGCATAACAAAGTGTTCGGATACTATATTGAAGTCAGCAAAGCCAATGTTGCGCTGGTGCCGGAGGATTACATCCGGAAACAGACTCTGGTCAATGCCGAGCGTTATATCACTCCCGAGCTGAAAGAATACGAAAACAAAATCTTCGGTGCGCAGGAACGTTCCGTCGCCCTTGAACAGGAAATTTTCAATGAAGTCCGCCGCCGGGTGGTTGACCATCTGGAAACCATTCAGAAAAATGCACTGGCCATCGGTCAGGTAGACGTACTCGCGACCTTTGCAGACCGGGCATTGGCCAACAATTACACCCGGCCACTGATGAACGACGATGGACGGCTTGATATTAAAGACGGGCGGCACGCCGTGGTTGAACAGATGCCCGATGCCGAACGTTTTGTTCCAAACGATACCCGGCTGGATCGCGAGACCCACCAGCTGATTATAATCACCGGTCCGAATATGGCCGGTAAGTCAACCTATATCCGGCAGGTCGCTCTGATTACCATTATGGCCCACATGGGCGGTTTTGTCCCGGCGGCGAAGGCCGAAATCGGAATCGTGGATCGCGTCTTCACCCGGGTGGGAGCAAGCGACGATCTGGCCCGTGGACGCTCCACCTTCATGGTGGAAATGCAGGAGACCGCCAACATTCTGAACAACGCCACACCGAAAAGCCTCATTGTGCTGGATGAAATCGGACGCGGCACCTCAACGTTCGACGGGATCAGTATCGCGTGGTCCGTGGCCGAGTTTCTCTGCAAAAATGAAGACATGAAGGCCAAGACACTTTTTGCCACGCATTATCATGAACTTACCGATCTCGCCCTGACCCTTCAGAATGTGCAGAATTTCAGCGTGCTGGTGAAAGAGAAAGGGGATTCAATTACTTTCCTGCGCAAAATTGTACCCGGTGCGGCAGACAAGAGTTACGGCATTCAGGTGGCCCGGCTGGCCGGCCTGCCGAATGCAGTCATCGAAAGAGCCAACGATATACTGACCAATCTCGAAGAGGGAGAACTCGGAGATACAGGTCAGCCGAAACTGGCCAGGAAACGTCCCCATAAACTTAAAGCGAATATTTCGCAGCTGGACCTGTTCTGA
- a CDS encoding Ppx/GppA phosphatase family protein — MAEKSDHSITYQLKAVIDIGSTSIRMVVAQVFGNGTFQTLDTLNQSVSIGSDTFTRGRISRSTIGDAVKVLRNFSSVLNEYNIDPKKDVYAVATSAVREARNRDEFIDRVSMATDIEVQAIDGTEVNRLTFLAIQPTLKKYSGLRKNRLLVAEVGGGSTELLGLDQGRVSFAHIYRMGAYRLREAMDGQEGSVARKRDVLQMEIDSGIRQCRDAVPRDGQPLSLLLMGGEARFTAQTVDADWDEQSVIDIRLNELEKLAEKILSMDVEKVVRKYHMTIEEAQTLAPALLTYVKLAQAFGVKKVSVCGASLRDGLLTEAASGGAWSEDFVEQVLHSVHEVGRRYQLDQNHADCVTEISRAIFRALKREHKLSFRYEVILTVAAQLHDVGMFIGSSSHHKHSQYIIENSDLFGLGEEDIKLVALVARYHRRANPRPGHPGYGTLTRENRLAVNKLAAILRAADAFDRSHTQAIRDVKISVHEEEVVVETTRSGDFTAEKRALAGKAKLFEQVYGRTMVLRSRRRRG; from the coding sequence ATGGCAGAAAAATCAGACCATTCCATAACCTATCAACTCAAAGCGGTAATCGATATCGGTTCCACCTCTATCCGGATGGTGGTGGCTCAGGTTTTCGGGAACGGAACCTTCCAGACATTGGATACGCTCAATCAGAGTGTCTCCATTGGCAGTGATACGTTTACCCGTGGCCGCATTTCGCGATCAACAATCGGTGATGCCGTCAAGGTGCTGCGCAATTTTTCGAGTGTATTGAACGAATATAATATTGATCCGAAAAAGGATGTTTATGCGGTGGCAACCAGTGCTGTGCGCGAGGCCCGGAACCGTGATGAATTTATTGATCGGGTGTCCATGGCGACGGATATTGAGGTTCAGGCCATTGATGGCACAGAAGTCAATCGCCTGACCTTTCTGGCCATCCAGCCGACGTTGAAAAAATATTCCGGTCTCCGGAAAAACAGGTTGTTGGTGGCAGAAGTCGGCGGTGGCAGTACCGAACTGCTGGGGTTGGATCAGGGGCGGGTTTCTTTTGCCCATATTTACCGCATGGGGGCCTATCGCCTGCGCGAGGCGATGGACGGTCAGGAAGGTTCCGTTGCACGGAAACGCGACGTGCTGCAGATGGAAATCGATTCCGGTATCCGCCAGTGTCGCGATGCGGTGCCGCGCGACGGACAACCGCTTTCACTTCTTCTGATGGGGGGCGAGGCCCGTTTTACCGCGCAGACGGTTGATGCGGACTGGGATGAACAGTCGGTTATTGATATCAGACTGAACGAATTGGAAAAGCTGGCCGAAAAAATCTTGTCCATGGATGTGGAGAAGGTGGTCCGCAAATACCACATGACCATTGAAGAGGCGCAGACGCTTGCGCCTGCGCTCTTAACTTATGTGAAACTGGCGCAGGCATTCGGGGTGAAAAAAGTATCCGTCTGCGGCGCCTCCTTGCGGGATGGGCTGCTGACGGAAGCGGCGAGCGGGGGAGCCTGGAGTGAGGACTTTGTGGAACAGGTGCTGCACTCTGTGCACGAAGTCGGCCGGCGCTATCAGCTGGATCAGAATCATGCCGATTGCGTAACAGAGATTTCGCGTGCGATTTTCCGGGCGCTGAAGCGTGAGCATAAGTTGAGTTTCCGCTATGAAGTCATTTTGACGGTGGCCGCTCAACTTCACGACGTAGGTATGTTTATCGGCAGCAGCAGTCATCATAAACACAGTCAGTACATTATTGAAAACAGCGATCTGTTCGGGCTCGGCGAAGAAGATATCAAACTGGTGGCGCTGGTGGCGCGGTATCATCGTCGGGCCAATCCCCGGCCGGGGCATCCGGGCTATGGAACACTTACACGTGAAAACCGGCTGGCGGTGAATAAACTGGCGGCCATTCTTCGAGCCGCCGATGCCTTTGACCGTTCGCACACGCAGGCCATCCGCGATGTGAAAATTAGTGTTCACGAAGAGGAAGTGGTGGTTGAGACCACCCGGTCCGGTGATTTTACGGCGGAGAAACGGGCGCTTGCGGGTAAGGCAAAACTGTTTGAACAGGTCTATGGTCGCACCATGGTTTTAAGGTCTAGAAGAAGACGGGGATAA
- the ppk1 gene encoding polyphosphate kinase 1 gives MAKTTPKSNYFNRELSWLEFNQRVLEQAKDPRNPMLERLKFLAITASNLDEFFMVRVGGLAMARKAGLRKKDPAGMTPLAQLKEIYPRSQKMMKELHSCFNDVVSPALERGGIRHADIHALTAEQDAFVFELFKEELFPVITPVALCDGQSVPMIRNLALNVLVRLQDKASGDRKNLYAVMSLDRAGSRIVQLPSDEGYVYVLREEVVKKYAADWFPGYEVMECAQFRITRNADFAVAENEAPDLMRGMEDVLEERKTGDCVRLEVKSAVSKGVLKFLSASLQVSAEAIFLIDDVLNMKDFMSMFIPGYDELKVEPWPPQASPDVIPNEPMFGQIAKKDLLFYHPYETFDPVVRFIEEAAADPDTMAIKMVLYRTSSDSAIIAALKRAAENGVNVTALIELKARFDEAQNISWSRALEQCGVQVIYGVKGYKTHAKICMVVRREPAGVVRYCHFGTGNYNESTAKLYGDISYMTCNPDLGNDAAGFFNALCGYAQPRDFNLISMAPISMRDKLLEMIDFEIERAKKGKKALVNAKVNSLVDVVLSEKLYEAAKAGVKINLNVRGICCLKPIANITVTSIIDRYLEHARIIHFHHGGKPRVYIASADWMPRNLDKRLELMVPVEDPGCRDQLIRMNEIHNADNQSAWVLKPSGTYERVSSRGVKKIRSQEVLYNNACSALVDAEKKRRTRFEPHRPESQST, from the coding sequence ATGGCGAAAACTACACCGAAATCTAACTATTTCAACCGGGAACTGAGCTGGCTCGAGTTCAACCAGCGGGTGCTCGAACAGGCGAAAGATCCGCGTAATCCGATGCTGGAGCGGTTGAAGTTCCTGGCCATCACGGCCTCCAACCTGGATGAGTTTTTCATGGTCCGTGTCGGCGGGCTGGCCATGGCCCGTAAAGCGGGACTGCGTAAAAAAGATCCGGCAGGTATGACGCCGCTGGCGCAGTTGAAGGAAATCTATCCGCGCTCGCAGAAAATGATGAAGGAATTGCACAGCTGTTTTAACGATGTGGTTTCACCGGCGTTGGAGCGGGGCGGAATCCGGCATGCGGACATTCATGCGTTGACGGCGGAGCAGGATGCATTTGTTTTTGAGCTTTTTAAAGAGGAGCTGTTTCCGGTGATTACACCGGTGGCGCTGTGTGATGGGCAGAGTGTGCCGATGATCCGGAATCTGGCGCTGAATGTACTGGTACGTTTGCAGGACAAAGCGTCCGGAGATCGAAAAAATCTTTATGCCGTCATGTCGCTGGATCGGGCTGGTTCTCGTATTGTGCAGCTGCCGAGCGATGAGGGCTATGTTTATGTGCTGCGTGAAGAGGTGGTGAAAAAATATGCGGCCGACTGGTTTCCTGGCTATGAGGTTATGGAATGTGCACAGTTCCGCATCACCCGGAATGCGGACTTTGCCGTTGCGGAAAATGAAGCGCCGGATCTCATGCGGGGCATGGAGGATGTGCTGGAAGAACGGAAGACGGGCGATTGCGTTCGGCTTGAGGTTAAATCTGCCGTTTCCAAAGGTGTGTTGAAGTTTCTTTCGGCCAGTTTGCAGGTTTCGGCCGAAGCGATATTTTTGATCGACGACGTATTGAACATGAAGGATTTTATGTCGATGTTTATACCGGGATACGATGAGCTCAAGGTGGAGCCGTGGCCGCCTCAGGCTTCGCCTGACGTAATTCCGAACGAACCGATGTTTGGTCAGATCGCAAAAAAAGATCTGCTGTTTTATCATCCGTATGAAACGTTCGATCCGGTGGTTCGCTTTATTGAAGAGGCGGCGGCTGATCCCGATACCATGGCGATTAAGATGGTGCTGTACCGCACCAGTTCCGACAGCGCGATTATTGCCGCTCTCAAACGGGCCGCGGAAAACGGGGTGAATGTCACGGCGCTGATAGAGCTTAAGGCGCGGTTTGATGAAGCGCAGAATATTTCCTGGTCGCGTGCGCTGGAGCAGTGCGGAGTGCAGGTGATATACGGTGTCAAGGGGTATAAGACCCATGCTAAAATCTGCATGGTGGTGCGCCGTGAACCGGCCGGGGTGGTGCGCTATTGCCATTTCGGCACGGGGAATTATAACGAATCCACCGCCAAACTGTATGGCGATATCAGCTATATGACCTGTAACCCCGATCTGGGCAATGATGCCGCCGGTTTTTTCAATGCGCTCTGCGGATATGCTCAGCCACGCGATTTTAATCTTATCAGCATGGCACCGATCAGTATGCGCGATAAGTTGTTGGAGATGATTGATTTTGAAATTGAACGCGCCAAAAAAGGCAAAAAGGCGCTGGTGAATGCCAAGGTGAACTCGTTGGTGGATGTGGTGCTTTCGGAAAAACTGTATGAAGCCGCGAAGGCGGGTGTGAAAATCAACCTGAATGTTCGGGGGATCTGCTGCCTGAAACCGATTGCGAATATCACCGTCACCAGCATCATCGATCGCTATCTGGAACATGCTCGCATCATTCATTTTCATCACGGCGGAAAACCACGGGTCTATATTGCGAGCGCGGACTGGATGCCGCGGAATCTGGACAAACGGCTGGAGTTGATGGTGCCGGTGGAAGATCCGGGCTGCCGGGATCAACTGATCAGAATGAATGAGATCCACAATGCAGACAACCAGAGTGCGTGGGTGCTGAAGCCTTCGGGAACCTACGAGCGGGTGAGCAGCCGCGGTGTAAAAAAGATCCGAAGTCAGGAGGTGCTGTATAACAACGCCTGCTCGGCTCTTGTCGACGCCGAGAAAAAACGTCGCACCCGGTTTGAACCGCATCGGCCGGAATCGCAGAGTACATAA
- a CDS encoding 6-phosphofructokinase: METKTKTIGILTSGGDCPGLNAAIRGVAKAALGQGTTVIGIQDGFRGLVENRVMMLDDKDVSGILTHGGTFLGSSRDKPHKMPMGDKVLDMTEVAVSNARKNHIDCLVCLGGNGTQKNAMRLHEAGLNVLTLPKTIDNDVAGTDITFGFDSSMAIATEAIDRLHTTASSHHRAIVCEIMGHKAGWLTLGAGIAGGADVILLPEIPYDLEHVVEHLMARRHHNKRFSIIAVAEGAISKTEASEGRKKKKIPRDGEVEGLIQEPVASRVAREIQQAAGIEVRYTSLGHVQRGGSPTATDRLLSTRLGTKAGELLHDGIYNVMVGLKGETCEAVPLNEVAGRTKVVPADHPWLKTAALVDTCLGDQLEF, translated from the coding sequence ATGGAAACCAAAACAAAAACCATCGGAATTTTAACATCGGGCGGAGACTGTCCGGGACTCAATGCAGCTATCCGCGGAGTGGCGAAAGCGGCGCTCGGGCAGGGGACAACCGTGATTGGAATTCAGGACGGATTTCGCGGTCTGGTCGAAAACCGGGTGATGATGCTGGATGATAAGGATGTCAGCGGCATTCTGACGCACGGCGGAACCTTTCTGGGATCGAGTCGCGATAAACCCCACAAAATGCCTATGGGCGATAAGGTGCTGGATATGACCGAAGTCGCGGTTTCCAATGCCCGGAAAAATCATATCGACTGTCTGGTCTGTCTCGGAGGAAACGGCACGCAGAAAAATGCGATGCGCCTGCATGAAGCCGGGCTGAATGTGCTGACGCTGCCGAAAACGATTGATAACGATGTGGCCGGCACCGATATTACGTTTGGTTTTGATTCTTCAATGGCCATTGCGACCGAAGCCATTGACCGTTTGCATACGACGGCGAGCAGTCATCATCGTGCGATTGTCTGCGAAATCATGGGGCATAAAGCCGGCTGGCTGACGCTGGGAGCAGGAATTGCGGGAGGAGCGGATGTGATTCTGCTGCCGGAAATTCCGTATGATCTTGAGCATGTTGTAGAGCACCTTATGGCGCGGCGTCACCATAATAAGCGGTTTTCGATTATCGCTGTTGCAGAAGGTGCAATTTCGAAAACCGAGGCTTCAGAGGGGCGTAAAAAAAAGAAAATTCCGCGTGACGGGGAAGTTGAAGGTTTGATTCAGGAACCGGTGGCCAGTCGTGTGGCGCGCGAAATCCAGCAGGCTGCCGGGATCGAAGTGCGCTATACCTCGCTGGGTCATGTGCAGCGCGGGGGATCGCCCACGGCAACCGACCGCCTGCTCTCCACACGGCTTGGGACGAAAGCCGGTGAACTGCTGCACGACGGGATTTATAATGTGATGGTGGGGCTGAAAGGAGAAACCTGCGAGGCGGTTCCGCTGAACGAGGTGGCGGGACGGACCAAGGTGGTTCCAGCGGATCATCCATGGCTGAAGACCGCCGCTCTGGTGGATACCTGCCTGGGGGATCAGCTTGAATTTTAG
- the nadA gene encoding quinolinate synthase NadA, whose amino-acid sequence MQTIEEKIQKLKRERGAIIIAHNYQPDEVQAIADFTGDSLELSRKAAELDEEVIVFCGVHFMAETAAILSPEKKILLPDQFAGCPMADMITAEALRAKKAEHPGAVVIAYVNSSAAVKAESDLCVTSSNAMKIVDSVPADKTIIFVPDTHLGHYVQEELGREMVIWDGYCPTHSRIRDVDIKRELEDHPNAKIMAHPECPLPIRDLADYLLSTGQMITHAKESDETEFIVATEMGLLYRLRNENPEKKFYSVSDRALCPNMKKIDLEKVLWSLEDMQHRITVPEEIADKARLSIERMLELS is encoded by the coding sequence ATGCAGACGATTGAAGAAAAAATTCAGAAACTGAAGCGCGAACGAGGGGCCATTATTATTGCCCATAACTATCAGCCCGATGAGGTGCAGGCCATTGCTGATTTCACCGGCGACTCGCTGGAACTCAGCCGCAAAGCGGCCGAGCTTGATGAAGAGGTCATTGTCTTCTGCGGGGTACATTTCATGGCCGAGACCGCAGCGATTCTGAGTCCGGAAAAAAAGATTCTGCTGCCGGATCAGTTTGCCGGATGCCCAATGGCTGATATGATTACCGCAGAAGCACTTCGGGCAAAAAAGGCAGAGCATCCGGGCGCGGTCGTTATTGCGTATGTGAACAGCTCTGCGGCAGTGAAAGCCGAGAGCGATCTTTGTGTGACCTCTTCGAATGCCATGAAAATTGTAGACTCTGTACCGGCCGATAAAACGATCATTTTCGTGCCCGATACTCATCTCGGCCACTACGTTCAGGAAGAGCTCGGACGCGAGATGGTGATTTGGGACGGATACTGCCCGACGCACTCGCGAATCCGCGACGTGGATATTAAACGCGAGCTTGAAGATCATCCGAACGCCAAGATCATGGCGCACCCGGAATGTCCGCTGCCGATCCGCGACTTGGCAGACTACCTGCTATCGACCGGTCAGATGATCACTCACGCCAAAGAGTCGGACGAAACGGAATTTATTGTGGCCACCGAAATGGGGCTGCTTTACCGCCTTCGTAATGAAAATCCGGAGAAGAAATTCTATTCCGTCAGCGACCGCGCTCTTTGTCCTAATATGAAAAAAATCGATCTGGAAAAGGTGCTCTGGTCACTTGAGGACATGCAGCATCGCATTACGGTCCCCGAGGAAATTGCGGACAAAGCCCGGCTCTCGATCGAACGGATGCTCGAATTGAGCTGA
- the nifU gene encoding Fe-S cluster assembly protein NifU — protein sequence MWEYTDKVTDHFKNPRNVGAVENPDGDGLAGSLACGDALRLTFRLNEEKKIAEAKFQTFGCASAIASSSALTEMLIGKTVEEAEEITNADIIAYLGELPKQKVHCSVMGREALEAAIYNYRTGKKLDKHIDGEVICHCFGATDKEIEKITREQKLATAEDVTHACKAGGGCGQCIPEIEEIINRVIGEEQAEEEPKPKLTQLQKIKLIEETIDRQVRPILRRDNGDLELHDVDGDKVIVKFIGACVSCPVSAVTLKDVVETQLREAVSQNIIVEAV from the coding sequence ATGTGGGAATATACGGATAAAGTAACCGACCACTTTAAAAATCCAAGAAATGTAGGGGCTGTTGAAAATCCGGATGGGGACGGATTGGCCGGTTCGCTGGCCTGCGGAGATGCGCTTCGGCTGACCTTCAGGCTGAACGAAGAGAAAAAAATCGCCGAGGCGAAATTCCAGACCTTCGGCTGCGCTTCGGCGATTGCTTCTTCGTCGGCACTCACGGAAATGCTGATCGGCAAGACGGTCGAAGAAGCCGAAGAGATCACCAACGCGGACATCATTGCCTATCTGGGCGAGCTGCCGAAGCAGAAGGTGCACTGTTCGGTGATGGGGCGTGAAGCCCTTGAAGCGGCTATCTACAATTACCGTACCGGTAAAAAACTGGATAAGCACATTGATGGCGAGGTGATCTGTCACTGTTTCGGCGCAACGGATAAAGAGATCGAAAAGATCACCCGCGAACAGAAGCTGGCAACGGCTGAGGATGTGACCCATGCCTGTAAAGCGGGCGGCGGTTGCGGACAGTGTATTCCGGAGATCGAAGAAATCATCAACCGCGTCATCGGCGAAGAACAGGCGGAAGAAGAGCCGAAACCGAAATTGACGCAGCTTCAGAAAATCAAGCTGATCGAAGAGACGATTGATCGGCAGGTGCGGCCGATTCTGCGCCGCGACAACGGCGACCTCGAGCTGCACGATGTGGACGGCGATAAAGTCATCGTCAAATTCATCGGTGCCTGCGTCAGCTGTCCGGTATCGGCCGTAACCCTCAAAGATGTGGTCGAAACCCAGCTTCGCGAGGCGGTTTCGCAGAATATTATTGTGGAGGCGGTGTAG
- the nifS gene encoding cysteine desulfurase NifS: protein MKQPVYIDNNATTQIAPEVTEAILPYLTEHWGNPSSMHNFGGQVKRALDTAREQVAALIGAEHPNEIIFTSCGSESDNMAIRGAVDAMGGHPHLITTRVEHAAVLGPCHYLEDKGFRLTTLEVDRKGNLDLDVVREKSMSGKKTVASIMWANNETGVIFPIAEIADIIKEGGGVFHTDAVQIAGKLPISVKDIPVDMLSISGHKLHAPKGIGALYVQRGTKVTPHIMGGHQERGRRAGTENVPYIVGLGKACELARERMEKDVVHERKLRDRLEEGILATCKGAQVNGDPSNRLPNTTNISFEYVEGEAILLMMDDQGICASTGSACASGSLEPSHVLRAMDVPRSSLHGSIRFSLSRYNTEEDIDTVLEKLPVIINRLRELSPFADD, encoded by the coding sequence ATGAAACAGCCGGTTTATATCGATAACAACGCTACGACACAAATTGCACCGGAAGTGACGGAAGCCATTCTTCCATACCTTACCGAGCACTGGGGAAATCCGTCTTCGATGCATAATTTCGGAGGACAGGTTAAACGCGCGCTCGATACGGCACGCGAGCAGGTAGCGGCACTGATCGGAGCCGAACACCCGAACGAAATTATTTTCACCAGCTGCGGTTCGGAATCTGATAATATGGCGATCCGCGGCGCGGTGGATGCCATGGGAGGTCATCCGCACCTGATCACAACGCGCGTTGAACACGCGGCCGTTCTCGGTCCCTGCCACTATCTCGAAGATAAAGGGTTTCGCCTGACTACGCTTGAGGTCGACAGAAAAGGAAATCTGGATCTGGATGTCGTGCGTGAAAAATCGATGTCCGGCAAGAAGACGGTCGCATCGATCATGTGGGCGAATAACGAAACCGGCGTCATTTTTCCAATCGCTGAAATTGCGGACATCATTAAAGAGGGAGGCGGAGTCTTCCATACGGATGCAGTTCAGATTGCCGGAAAGCTGCCGATTTCGGTGAAAGATATTCCCGTCGATATGCTTTCTATTTCCGGTCACAAACTGCATGCCCCGAAAGGTATCGGTGCGCTTTATGTGCAGCGCGGGACCAAGGTGACCCCGCATATCATGGGCGGGCATCAGGAACGCGGCCGCCGTGCCGGTACGGAAAATGTGCCCTACATTGTCGGTCTTGGAAAAGCCTGTGAGCTGGCCCGGGAACGCATGGAAAAGGATGTAGTGCATGAGCGTAAACTGCGCGACCGTCTTGAAGAGGGTATCCTGGCTACGTGCAAAGGAGCGCAGGTGAATGGCGATCCTTCAAACCGTCTGCCGAACACGACAAATATCAGTTTTGAATATGTGGAAGGCGAAGCCATTCTGCTCATGATGGACGATCAGGGCATCTGTGCCTCGACGGGTTCAGCCTGTGCGTCGGGCTCGCTGGAGCCGTCGCATGTGCTGCGCGCCATGGATGTTCCGCGCTCCAGCCTGCACGGCTCAATCCGTTTCAGCCTGAGTCGCTATAACACAGAAGAGGACATTGATACCGTGCTCGAGAAACTGCCGGTCATTATCAACCGTCTGCGTGAACTGTCTCCTTTTGCCGACGACTGA